In the genome of Natronomonas salina, the window GACGAGTCTCGGCCGCCCGCTTTCGCGGGCTATATACTCACGCGGTCCCGACTGGCGCGCATGAACTTCCGCCGGCTCCTGCTCGTGACCACCGTCTCGACGGCGCTGACGGCGCTGCTGGGCGTGTTCACCGCCTCCACCGGCGCGGGGCTGACCTGCGAGGCACGGTGGCCGCTCTGCGACGGCGCCGTCTTCGGGCTGTTCCCCGCGAACTTCATGTCGTTCATTGAGTGGTCCCACCGCCTGGTGGCGATGATCACGGGCGTCCTCATCGTCGGCTCCGCCGTCGCTGCCTGGCGCGGCGGCCACCAGCGCCGCGTCCGGTTCGCGACGGTCGGCGCCCTCCTGCTCACGCCGCTGCAGATCGTCTTCGGGGCGTTCACGGTCCTCGTCCACGAGTTCGTCTTCGGCTACTCCATCGTCGTCCTGACGCTGCACTTCGCGCTCGCGGCGCTCATCCTCGCGCTGCTGGTCGCGGCGACGGTGTGGGCCTACGCCGCCGCGGGGGCCGTCTCGCTGGACCGCGTCGAGCGCGCGGGCGGCGCCGCCCTCCTCGGCTTCCCGCTGCTGGTGGCGCTCACGCCGCGACTGTTCCTCGACTTCGGGGAGGTCGCCCAGCTCCTCTACTACGGGTTCGGGTTCGCGGTGTTCTCGGCGCTGTGCGTCGTCGCGCTGTGGGGCCGGGAGCTCGGCGCCCGCGGCGTCTCCGCAGCCGGCAGCCTCGGGGCGGTGCTCATCGTCGCCCAGCTCGTCGTCACGCGGCGCGCCTTCGGCAGCGAGGGCCAACTGGTCATCCTCGGGCTGTCCTTCGCCGCGTTCGCGTTGACGTTCGTCGCCGTCTGGCGGACGCGGTCGCTGAGCCGTCGGCCCTCCGGCGCGTCCCCGACCGGTGACTGAAAAACTGGTGTGGGTGGGACCTCCACTCGCCCCGCTCTCGATCAACAGCCGCCGTCGTCTGAATCGTCTCCGTTCTCGGCATCGCCTCCATCCTCCCCGTTCTCGTCGTCCTGAACGATGAAGTCGGACGCGATGTCCAGGACCTCGGCTCGCGACAGGGGGTCGTCGTAGGCCTCGGGGAAGCCGCTCTCGCCGTTGAGCACGTTCACGAACGAGGCGTGCCTGGCCTCGACGCTGTGGATGCTGAGCGCCGGCGGCACGACGTCAGCGTTCTCGATCGACGGTGCGGCCCCGGCGTACGCCGCGACGCCCGTGTTCTCGAGGGCCATCGCCGTCTCGAGGAACGCGTCGGCGTCCTGGGTCGCCCCGCCGAAGTCGAACGTCGGCGCCTCGACGGGGTCGCCGCCGAGGTCCCCCACGACCGCCGTCAGGGTGTCGACGTGGGCCACCTCGTGGTCGCGGATCGTCTCCAGTTCGTCGACGACGCGGTCGACGACCGGTCCGTCGAAGTCCCCGAGTGCCTCGGAATTGTGGATGGCGTCGTCATCGAGGTTGTCGAGCGCCTCGTTGTAGAACTCCGCCTCGAGGTGCTCCAGCGTCAGCGCGTAGTTCAGGATCTCGAGGTCGTCCTCGAACTCGCCCTCGGTGGCGTTACCTTGCGGCGGCGCCTCGGGGGCCTCGCCTCCGTCCTCGTCGTCCTGGGCGAACGCCCCGGTGGCGAAGGTGCTCCCGAGAGCGACCCCGCCGAGTGCTCCGGCCGACCCCGCCATGAACCGCCGTCGCGTGTTGCTTGTCTCCGCCCCATCCTGCTCCGTGCCGTCTCCGCTGTTGGTATCGAACCTCACAGTCGGGCGTCGAACTCCTCGTCATTCGTTATTCGATACCGTCGAACGTCAGGGAGAACGTACAGGACGTTGTCACTCGTGTCTGCACAGGAAATACAAATCTCGGGAGGGTAGCCGCCTCCTGAGGGCTTACCCGCCCGTAACTGTAACTCGAATGGAAGGTCGTGCGACACGCACGATCGTCTCGAACGCCGATCGGGCCCTCGGTCCAGAGGTGATGGTGGCTCGGCCCCCGATATCGGCATATCGTACCGGAGAGGCCGAATAACGGGATATCCCGCGTCGGCGTAAACGGGGCCTCGATCCGAGCGAAATAGTGGCGCGCGCTAACAAAGAACACGAATCCGTCGACCACCTACCGCCGAAAGCCACGATTTCCGTCACCTCGGCGCCGGGGTCCGGCGTAGATTTATCCGCCTGCCGGCCCACTTTCGACCATGAGCGACCTGCTCTCCGACGACGAGATCGAGGCACAGCTACCGGACGGCTGGGAGCGCGACGGCGACGAGATCGTCCGCACCTTCGAGTTCGACTCGTACCTGGAGGGCGTCGGCTTCGCCGCGGGCGCGGGCGGCCTCGCCGAGGAGGCGTTCCACCACCCCGAGATGACCGTCGACTGGCAGGAGGTCGAGGTGCGGCTGACGAGCCACGAGGAGGGCGGCATCACGGAGGCCGACACGGACCTGGCCGCGCGGTTCAACGAACTCGCCGACTGATGGCCGACGCCGACCCCGAGGCCGACGAGGCGGGCTCCGCCGAGTACGTCTTCGCCGTCGAACTGCAGCTGTCGCCGTCGGACCCCGACGTATGGCTGGAGCCGGCGAGCGTCGAGACCACGCTCCACAAGCGCGCGCCGACGCCCGGCGAGGAGGGCTGGCTGTTCTTCCGGGACAACCTCTGGCGCGGCGAGGTGAACGACCACGACCACCTGCGCGAGTTGGCCGAGGAGACGCTGGGCGTCGAGGTCCGGTCCATCGAGTTCCGGGAACTCCGGACGGACGACGACTACTACGAGGCGCTCCGCCTGGAGATCGACGAGAACCTCGAGCTGTTCAAGGCCGACGACACCCCCGAGGTCGTCACGAAGTACCTCGGTTCTCGGGTCCACGTCAGGGAGCCGTAAGCAGAGGCGAGACGTAGGATGCGGAGCATCCGCGAGCGAACGAAGTGAGCGAGCGGTTCGCCGAGCGCGACCGACGGGAGCGCTCGGTAGCGTTCGGAAATCGCCTCAGGCGATTTCCGCAGCCCATCAGAAGTGCTTCGCACTTCTGAGGACACCCGACGACTACCGCGCGGCTGAGCGGAGCGAAGCCGCGCGACAGGAGGAGGGCGCGCCTATTTACACCCATGTTTTTTCCGCGGAGGCGTGTCCGCCCCTGGCGGACCGCCGGAGCGTGCAAAAAGTGGTTGTTACTCCGCGGCCGCGGTCTCCTCGAAGGCGTCGACGTCGATCTGCTCCTCTAGCAGGAGGTCCTCGTTGCCGCGGACGTCGACCTGCTTGCGGGCGAGCTTCTTGAGGCCGGACTGCGCAGCGAGGTCGCCGATGAGGACGCCGCCGACGACGCGGCCCTCCTTGAGCGCGACGCGGCGCCAGGTGCCCTCGTCGTACTTCTTCTCGACGGAGTCGTCGCCGAGCGTCGGGTGGCCGAACGAGAGGAAGGGGAAGTCGAAGTGGGTGATGGAGTACGAGGAGACCCAGCGGAACTCCTCTTCGGGGGCGTCGGCGACCATGTTGGTGCCGGCGACGGAGCCCTGCTCCTTCGCGGAGCCCCAGGCGCCGTTCTGGGCGCGATCGCCGAGGATGACGTCGTGGAACTGCGTGATGTCGCCGGCGGCGTAGACGTCGTCGACGTTGGTGCGCATGTACTCGTCGACGACGATGCCGTCGTCGAGTTCGAGCCCGGAGCCGCGGAGGAACTCGGTGTTAAAGTTCAGGCCGATGGCGGCGCCGGCGAAGTCGGCCTCGAAGCGCTCGCCGTTGGGGTCGACGGCGGCCGTGATGCGGCCGCCGTCGTCGGTCTCGAAGTGGTCGACGCCGGAGTCGAAGACGGGCGTGACGTCCATCTCGCGGAGCGCGTCGTGGATGATCTCGGCACCCTCCTCGCTGAGCGCGTAGCGCCACCAGGCGTTGCCGCGCATGAGGTAGTGGGCCTCGACGTCCTGGGCGCCGCAGATGGCCGCGAGGTCGATGCCGAGCAGGCCGGCGCCGATGACGACGCCCTTCTCGGCGGCCTCGGCGTCGGCCTTGATGGCGCGGGCGTCCTCGAAGGTCCAGAAGTGGTGGATGCCCTCGGCGTCGCTGTTGTCGACGGGGAGCTGCGTCGGCGTCCCGCCGGTGGCGACGAGGAGCTTGTCGTACTCGAAGACGTCGCCCTCGTAGGTGTGGACCTCGCGGGCGTCGGTGTCGACCTCGGTGACGACGGTGTCGAGCCGGAGGTCGATGTCCCGTTCGGCGTACCAGTCGGGGTCGTGGATGGAGACGGGGGCCTCCGGGAGTTTGCCCTTCGCGAACTCCTTGATGAGGATGCGGTTGTAGAGAGCTTCCCCCTCCTCGGTGATGACGGTGACGTCGGCCTCGGGGTCGGCCTCGCGGATCGTCTCGGCCGCCGAGGACCCCGCGATGCCGTCACCGATTATGACGTGCGACGCACACATGCGCACGGCTACGACAGCCGCCTTAAAGTGAATTGCTATGTGACGATTCCGAACTGCGCCGCCGGGCTTTTCTGACGGCCGTCCGATTCGAGCGGTCGCTTGCGGGCAGGGTTCCACGACCGAACAGGACGGAGATACGGGCCCCGGACGACTCGCCACTGTCGGGACGTTCAAGGAGTCAGAGCCCCGAGTGGCGGGTATGAAACTCCGCCAGAACGTCCGCCACTGGGCCGCCAAGAAGGCGCTGACCACGCCGGTCGTCGGCGACATGGCGCGGGAGAAGCTGGTCGACCTGCACACCCGCATCTTCCTGGAAAAGGCCGACGAGGCCCACCGCGAGGCGCGCCGCGACCACCTCGACGACTTCTTCGCGGCGACGATGGACAGCTACGTCGCCGCCCTGGAGGCCGGCTACACCGAGGCCGAGGCCCGCGAGATCACCCACGTCCAGGGGAACTTTGACTTCTTCAACCACGGCTGGACGGAGATGATGGAGATCCCGGGCGACGAACTGGAGGCCCACTTCCGCCGCTACGAGGCGTTCTTCACCGAGCACGGTATCACCATCGACGACCCGCTCGGCGAGTTCCGGCCCCCGGCTGGCATCGCCGACGCGCCGGCGACCCCCGGGAAGCTCGAGAAGCCGGAGTACGAGAACGCGATCGCCGGGTTCGCCGACGACGTCTACGTCGAGACCGAGGAGGGGGAGACGGTCGTCGGCGGGACCGACGAACCGGAGGACGTCGACCCGACGCAGGCGCCGGGCGCGGACGACTAATCGAGGATCGATTCTGCGGCCGCGTAGCCCGCCTCGATGGCGCCGTTCAGGCTGCGTTCGGGGTACTGTGCGCGCGAGGCCATCCCCGCGTAGTGGACGCCCGGCGCGACCGCGTCGCCGAGGTCGTACGGGATCACCATCTCGAGGTAGCCGCGCTCGTAGACCGGCGCGGTCTTGGGGTTGCGAGCGATCTGCACCCAGTTGACGCTCTCGCGGTCGAACTGCGGGAAGAGGTCGGCGACGCCGTCGAGCCACAGCTCCGCGACGCCGTCGTCGTCGAGTTGCCACAGCTCCTCCGTGGGGTCCTGGACGTAGCTGGCGACGTACAGGAGGTGCTCGCCGCCGTAGCGTTCGGGCGAGACGAAGTTCGTGTGCTCGATGAGCGCGCCGAACGGCGCGTCGTCGGCGATGTTGAGCCAGTAGGTGTCCATCAGTGGCTCGTCCATCGAGACGACAGCGCAGACCGATCCCTGGAAGTCGATGTCGCACTCGTAGCCGGTGAGCGCCTCCAGGACATCGGGCATCGTCGCGACGACGAGGTCGTCGACGTCGTAGGTCCGGGTCGTCCGGTCGCCGGCGTCGGCCTCGCTGGCGACGGTCAGCGACTCGACCGGCCCCCGGGGTGTCGACCAGTCGCTCGCGAGGTCGCCGGAGGCCGGGCGGATTGCCGGCGTCGGGCCATCACCGTCGGCGAAGCCGACCTCGGTCACGCGGGTGCCGGTCTCGATGTATTCGCGGCCGACGCTGTCGACGAGCGCGTCGAGGAGGACGCCGAAGCCGCCTTCGAGGTAGCCGAGGACCTCCCCGCGGAGCAGGTCGCGCTCGCCGCGGAACTTCACGCGGCCGAGCAGCCACGCCGCGGAGACGTCCTCCTTCCGGGAGCCGAACTTCGCGTCCAGCAGCGGCTCGAAAAAGTACTCGTAGACGCCGCGGGTGGTGTGTTCGAGTAGGAACTCCTTGATGGGGACGTCTTCGAAGTCCTCGAGGTCGTCGTACGTGTCGGTGCGGGGGATGCCGCCGCGGACGTCGACGCCGAGGGTGAGCATCCCGAGGCGGAACTTGTCGTACAGCGAGAGGTAGGGGTAGGCGGCGATCTCCCAGGGGGCGTCCAGGGGGTGGGCGATGCCGTCGACATAGTAGGCGTTCTCGCCGACGCGCCACTCGATCCGGTCGCCGACGCCGAGTTCCTCGGCGAGGTCGACGATGGTCTCTTCGGACTTCGAGAGGTGGTGGTAGAACTTCTCGACGCGGTCCCCGTCGGTCTCGTAGGTCGCCGCCAGCCCCCCGAGGCGGTCGGCGGCCTCGAAGACGCGGACCTCCCGGCCCGCCCGCTGGAGGCGGTGGGCCGCGGCCAGCCCCGCGAGCCCGCCGCCGACGATGCCGATCATACCCAACGGTGGTCAGTCCGGCCCTTTGCCTGTTCCGGTCGTCGGCGTGTCGCTGCCGGGGCTACTTCGTGGTCAGCGCGCGCCGCCTGCGCTGGCGCTCCCGCTTCTGCCCGCCGTGTTGGGTGCGCTCGTGGTGGCGCAGCGAGACGGCGTCCTCGCAGACCTCCCCGCAGCAGACGCATTCGTATTCGGATCGCATGGTATCCTCCCCGAACGCCGCGTTCGGGCGCGTGCTAGTTGTTCTCTGCCACGTTAAGTCCGTCGGTCGCGACCGGCCTCGTTCGGGTACATTTATCCGGAGGCGACGGGATACTCCGGGCATGGTGACGGTGCGGGCCCCGGCGACGAGCGCGAACCTCGGGAGTGGCTTCGACGTCTTCGGAGCGGCCCTTGAGCGGCCCGCCGACGTGGTCCGCGTGGAGAAGGCCGACCGGACGACCATCGAGGTGACCGGCGTCGGCAGCCAGTACATCCCGGAGGACCCCGAGAAGAACACGGTCGGTGCGGTCGCCGAGGAACTCGACGCGCCGGCCCACATCGAGATCGACAAGGGGGTCCGCCCGGCTTCGGGGCTGGGGTCCTCTGCGGCCTCCGCCGCCGCGGCCGCCGTCGGGCTCAACGAGCTCTACGACCGGGGACTCACCCGCGAGGAGCTCGTCCCGATCGCCGCGGAGGGCGAGGCAGTCGTCTCGGGGGCCGCCCACTCCGACAACGTCGCCCCCTCGATCATGGGCGGGTTCACGATCGCCCGGAACGACGGCGTCACGCAGGTCGACGCCTCGGTCCCGCTGGTGACCTGCCTGCCGGAGATCGTCGTCTCGACGCGGGACGCCCGCCAGGTCGTCCCGGAGGGCGCGCGGATGGAGGAGGTCGTCGAGACGGTCGCGAACGCCTCGACGTTAGCCATCGGGATGGCTCGCGACGACCCGGACCTCGTGGGTCGCGGGATGTTCGACGCCATCGTCACGCCCGCCCGCGCGGAACTCATCACGGGGTACGACGACGTCCGGGAGGCCGCCTTCGACGCCGGTGCGACGGGCGTGACGATCTCAGGTGCCGGCCCCGCGGTCATCGCGGCCTGCCACGAACCCGACCGGCGCGACGTCGCGATGGCGATGATCGACGCCTTCGAGGCCGCCGACGTGGAGGCGCGAGCCTACCAGACGCGGATCGGCCAGGGCGCGACTATCTACTGAAGGCCGTTTCGACTACTGGGAATCACGCCGAGCAATGATTCGTCTGGTGACTGTCTACTCCTCCATAAACACCGTTCCACGTTGAATTGTTGGTTGAAATAGCCTCTACGAACGATTTGGGACCTTTTCTGATGCTTCTTCTATTGCCCGCAAGACACGATGGCGCCAGTTGAAATCCTCACTGAATATCCTGATCTCTGCTAATCGATCTTCACTCTCATATCCATCAGACCGTTGTTTACGAACCCTAGGCTGGCCCGCTGGATTTGCGTCTATTAGATATTCACCTCCTCTTGGACCAATGAGTAACATCATCGCACGAGCACTTCCGCCGAACCGGATTTCTTTGACTGCATAGGCGGAGTCAAATTGCCATTTCTCACTACTCTCCCATTCGACACGGTATTTTTCTGGTTCATCCCAATCCATCCGCTTGATTGCTTGTTCAACCCCGTTCGTAGTTGGATTGGCAGAACTGTAGAACTCGTTCGACATACACCCAACTTACAAATTGCTTGTGATATATTTTGCTGTGGAATCACATTGCGGAATCTGGCAGACCAACTACTCTAGAACTCCTTGACCACGCCGTAGCCGAGCCCCATGACGAGGCCGTACATCACGAACGCGAACAGGAAGTATCCCTGAAGCGTGGGGACGGCGAGGCCGTAGGGCGTGATGGTGTTGATCGCGATGGGGAAGAGGATGGCGCCGACGGCGACGGCGACGACGATCCCGTAGGCGAGGCCGGCGACGGTGGCCGCCGTGGTGAAGGGCCCGGTCTCGAAGAGGTCGCCGAAGACCTCGTCGATGTCCTCGTCGCGCTCGGTGAGCTCGTTCATCGAGTCCGCGTAGGTGGCGATGCGGGGGCCGACGGCGACGGCGAAGAGCCCGCCGAGGAGCACGCAGATGAGCAGCCAGATGCCCCAGCCGATGGCGTAGCTCCCGTAGCCGACCAGCGAGCTGAAGTACAGCATGCCGACCGGCGCGAACATGTGGTAGATGACGAGGCCGCCGACCGACCCGCCGAACAGCGAGCCGAAGAGGATGGCGCGCTGGCCGCGCGAGCCGATGGCGGTCGTGGTGGGGGCCGCCTCGTCCTTGAGCGTCTCCTTGCGCAGGATGCCGTAGACGCCGCCGAACAGCAGCCCGAAGACGAAGTAGGCGATCACGGGCGTGTTGGTGTGCGGCGTGTCGATGCCGGTCGCCGAGGGGACGACGTAGGCGCCGACGATGGCGGTCATCACGACGCCGAAGACGGCGCCGACGCCGAGTCCGCGGACGAGTCCGGGCCTGGACTCGACGGAGCGTGCGGCGAACGGGATGAACAGCACGCCGGCGACGAGCATGACGCCGAGCCAGACGGCGAGGCCGGCCCAGACGGACGTGGAGCCGAGGGCGCCGCCGAGGACGCGGAGGTAGACGCCCGGGGCGACGGAGGTGATGTAGGCGACGAAGGCGCTGACGGAGCCAGCTGCGACGACGCCGACGAGGACCGGCATGCCGCGGCCCCGCAGGAAGAGGGGCGTCGCGCGGCCCTGGCCCTTGATGGCCCCGTAGCTCACGCCGTGCAGGAGGCCGAAGAGGACCCACGCGCCGAGGACCGACCCCTGGGTGAGCGGCGCCACGGAGAAGCCGTAGATGACCGAGTCGACGGCGCGCGGGACGAGCAGGCCGCCGACCGGGAGCGCGACGAGGAAGCCGTAGAGGAGTCCGAGCTTGATGCCGGACTGGGCGGGGGAGGCGTCGCGTTCGACGCGGCGCGCCGGGAACGCGGCGAAGCCGCACCCGAGCAGGACCGCGATGCCGACCCAGGTGACGAAGCCGACCGTGATGCCGCCGGGGCCGGGGAGGTAGCCGAGCAGGACGAGGGCGACCGGGGCGGCCGCGTAGACGATGGCTCCCGAGGCGACGCCGGCGATCAGCGCGGCGATGACGGTCGCGCGGGTGCGGCCGACGAGGAACGTGGGTCGCAGCGGCTGGCGGTTGATCGTCTTCCCGTAGACGGAGCCGAGGGTGAGCCCGTAGACGACGAAGGCGGCGAGCGTCGCGCCGCCGACGTTGTCGAAGCCGAGGTTCCACTCGGTCGTCGACGAGACGACCGCGGGGATGGCGAGGAGGCCGACGAAGACGGCGAGGACGACGCCGTAGACGAAGCCGTAGCCCGTCGTCGCGTTGCCGCGGACGGCTTGCCCGTAGGCCATCGCCGCGAACGCCAGCCCGAGGACGAGTGCGGCGACCATCCAGATGCCGAAGCCGGCGCGCGGCGAGCCGTAGCCGCCGAGCGTCGAGAGGTAGCGGAGGTAGAGCGGTTCGCCGGCGTAGACGATGGCCCCCGAGATTGCGCCGGCGAGGAGCGGCGCGAAGATGGCCCCGCGGACGCCGGGACTGAACATGGCGACGGAGGGGACGGGGATCGTCCCGGCGCGGGTGTGTTCGTAGCCGAAGCCGAGGAAGAGCCCGAAGACGGCGTAGCCGACGACGATGGGGCCGGCCTCCAGGGGCGGGACGTTGCCGCCGACGACCGACGGGACGGCGACGAGTCCGACGATGTCGCCCATCACGAGGCCGAAGAAGAGGCCGACGGCGGTCGTGTTACCGGCTGGCACCGTATCTCGTAGTATGCGGAACAGTGCGGATCGTTCGGTCAGCCACGTCGAGAGGGAGGCGAAGTAGTCGACCGCGGGGTCGGCGATGGAGCCGAACAGCAGGCCCATCACGAGGGCGGCACCCATCCAAGCGCCGAAGACGCCAGTGCTGCCCGTGAGGCCGACGATGGAGGCCATGAACGGCAGGTGGAACGTCGTCAACGCGTACAGGGCGAGGCCGCCCATCAGTCCGCCCAGTATCGCGCCGACCATCGATGCGACCACCACGCCGTTCTCCGAGGCCGTCGTTCGCTCTCCGGTCAACTGAGGTTGACCGTGCGCTTCTCGTGTAGTCACGGTTCTCTACCCCATCCTGTTATGCTACCTAATAAAACGTTGCGGGGGGCGTACACGGTCATTTAAACGGGGTATGGAGGGTGAAACGGGTCGCCCTCGGACCCCGAACGGGTCCAGGATCGGTGGTGGGACTTAAGGCCGCCCCGCAAGCGGGGGACCAGTTATTTGGTACATGTGCACGCATGGCAGGTGCATGGCAATACCGTTCCCCTCGGAGGCGTGGATCACGGAGTGGCGGCACCGACTGAACGACAACGAGGAGTACGCCGAGGCGGGCCAGGGCTGGGGCGTCGGATTCGACGGCGACTTCGTCTTCCACGTCCGCGCGGACGACCGGCTCCCGGAGGACGCGTACTTCTACATCGGCCTCGAGGACGGCCGGTGCACCGAGGCCACCCGCATCGAGCATCCCGACGCGGTCGACGCCGGGTTCATCTACCGCGGCGACTACTCGGACTGGGTCGCGCTCAACCAGGGCGAAATCGGCCCGATCGACGGGATGATGTCGGGCGTCTTCGACATCGAGGGCGACATGCAGAAGGTCCTGCAGTACAGCGACGCCGCCGTCGCGATGAGCGAGACCGGCCAGGTGATCGACACCGACTACAAGTATTGACAGCGTCGGCAGCCGACGCTGCTGTCCCGTTTTCTGTGTTGCACGTAGGTCCCATGTGCACGTACGAGAAGAATTGATACTGGGGCGCTAGAGGGGGTTTCGCGGGGATGGCTTCGAAGGGCGGACACCTCCATCGAGCGTTCAGAAACGACACCGAACGGGCGTGGATGGAGCCTCGCAATAAACTCCCGTCATTGAGAGGCAGTACACCCAACCCCTAAGCTGCACACTCTATGGTGTACCATGGCAGACCGAGAAGAAGTCCGTCAACAGTTCGTGGACGCGTTCGAAGGTGCAGACTACCCCGTCAACAGCCCGATGGACCTCGTGCCGGCCCTGCCGAACGGCCCCGGCACGCAGTTCGAGGTGGGCGACGAGACCATCACCGCGATGGAGCTCAACCAGGAGGCCTCCGGCCGTCAGGACTTCCCCTACGAGAGCGTCGACGAACTCGTCGACGACATGATGGACGGCCTCGAGGAAGAGGGCTACGTCTAGAACCGCACACTGCTGGCGGAACGTCGACCATCTGAACTCGCGGTCTCCCGCGAGTTCGTTCTCGTTGCGTGCTACATCGAACAGCGACGCATCTCGCTTTTCAGGAGCAATCTACGGAAGCCGGATAGCTACTGCACGCGCAGCGAGTATGCGATGATGGAGAGGCCCAGGAGGACGAACAGGCTCTCCAGCAGGATGCCGACGCCGAGGCTGACGCCCAGTAGCTCGAAGGTGAAGCCGGCGAGCAGGACGCCGACGCCGACGAAGGCGAACCCGAACGACAGGAGGCGCAGCGACGGGTCGCCGGTGCGACGGTAAGCGCTGTAGGCGAGGTACGTCACGATGCCCCCGACGACGAGGATGAGCGTCTTCACGGCCGTGATGGCGAGCTGTACCTGCGAACTGACGGTGTCGTGTACCATGGTTAGAGCTCCTTTCGCACCTCGGACCACAGTTCGGCGAGCCGCTCGTCGGCGCGCCGGGCCGGGCGTTCGATCTCGACGTCGAGGACGCGGTCGCCGTCGCGGGTGACGACCACCTCCTTGAAGTCGACCTCGTAGCGGCCGGCGTGGCTGCCGTCCTGTCTGATCTCGGTGCCCTCATACAGCAGCGTCGATTCGGTCAGGCGGTCGAGCTTCCGGTAAAGCGTCGACCGGGGGATGTCGCAGCGCTCGACGAGTTCGCTGGCCGTCCGGGGCTCGTCCAGCGCCGCGACGATGGCGCGACAGTCCTCGTCGTACAGCGCCCCCAGCACCGTATCGAGGTCCGGGTCCTCCTCTGCGCCCAGCGGGTCGCGGACCATATCGTGGCGTTCCGGCCCGGGATTGTAAACGGTTCCGAAGGCGCACACGCCGTTCGTGTCGACAGACGAAGCTTTCCCGCTCGGGGTTCTTCGGGTCGCATGGACGCAACGCGACGGGTGGTTCTGGGTGCGGTCGGCGCGGCGGGCGCGACGCTGCTGGCCGGCTGTCTCGGCGGCGACGGCGACG includes:
- a CDS encoding COX15/CtaA family protein, with product MNFRRLLLVTTVSTALTALLGVFTASTGAGLTCEARWPLCDGAVFGLFPANFMSFIEWSHRLVAMITGVLIVGSAVAAWRGGHQRRVRFATVGALLLTPLQIVFGAFTVLVHEFVFGYSIVVLTLHFALAALILALLVAATVWAYAAAGAVSLDRVERAGGAALLGFPLLVALTPRLFLDFGEVAQLLYYGFGFAVFSALCVVALWGRELGARGVSAAGSLGAVLIVAQLVVTRRAFGSEGQLVILGLSFAAFALTFVAVWRTRSLSRRPSGASPTGD
- a CDS encoding ferritin-like domain-containing protein codes for the protein MRFDTNSGDGTEQDGAETSNTRRRFMAGSAGALGGVALGSTFATGAFAQDDEDGGEAPEAPPQGNATEGEFEDDLEILNYALTLEHLEAEFYNEALDNLDDDAIHNSEALGDFDGPVVDRVVDELETIRDHEVAHVDTLTAVVGDLGGDPVEAPTFDFGGATQDADAFLETAMALENTGVAAYAGAAPSIENADVVPPALSIHSVEARHASFVNVLNGESGFPEAYDDPLSRAEVLDIASDFIVQDDENGEDGGDAENGDDSDDGGC
- a CDS encoding 4a-hydroxytetrahydrobiopterin dehydratase — protein: MSDLLSDDEIEAQLPDGWERDGDEIVRTFEFDSYLEGVGFAAGAGGLAEEAFHHPEMTVDWQEVEVRLTSHEEGGITEADTDLAARFNELAD
- the lwrS gene encoding LWR-salt protein yields the protein MADADPEADEAGSAEYVFAVELQLSPSDPDVWLEPASVETTLHKRAPTPGEEGWLFFRDNLWRGEVNDHDHLRELAEETLGVEVRSIEFRELRTDDDYYEALRLEIDENLELFKADDTPEVVTKYLGSRVHVREP
- a CDS encoding NAD(P)/FAD-dependent oxidoreductase — translated: MCASHVIIGDGIAGSSAAETIREADPEADVTVITEEGEALYNRILIKEFAKGKLPEAPVSIHDPDWYAERDIDLRLDTVVTEVDTDAREVHTYEGDVFEYDKLLVATGGTPTQLPVDNSDAEGIHHFWTFEDARAIKADAEAAEKGVVIGAGLLGIDLAAICGAQDVEAHYLMRGNAWWRYALSEEGAEIIHDALREMDVTPVFDSGVDHFETDDGGRITAAVDPNGERFEADFAGAAIGLNFNTEFLRGSGLELDDGIVVDEYMRTNVDDVYAAGDITQFHDVILGDRAQNGAWGSAKEQGSVAGTNMVADAPEEEFRWVSSYSITHFDFPFLSFGHPTLGDDSVEKKYDEGTWRRVALKEGRVVGGVLIGDLAAQSGLKKLARKQVDVRGNEDLLLEEQIDVDAFEETAAAE
- a CDS encoding DUF6149 family protein, with product MKLRQNVRHWAAKKALTTPVVGDMAREKLVDLHTRIFLEKADEAHREARRDHLDDFFAATMDSYVAALEAGYTEAEAREITHVQGNFDFFNHGWTEMMEIPGDELEAHFRRYEAFFTEHGITIDDPLGEFRPPAGIADAPATPGKLEKPEYENAIAGFADDVYVETEEGETVVGGTDEPEDVDPTQAPGADD
- a CDS encoding NAD(P)/FAD-dependent oxidoreductase; protein product: MIGIVGGGLAGLAAAHRLQRAGREVRVFEAADRLGGLAATYETDGDRVEKFYHHLSKSEETIVDLAEELGVGDRIEWRVGENAYYVDGIAHPLDAPWEIAAYPYLSLYDKFRLGMLTLGVDVRGGIPRTDTYDDLEDFEDVPIKEFLLEHTTRGVYEYFFEPLLDAKFGSRKEDVSAAWLLGRVKFRGERDLLRGEVLGYLEGGFGVLLDALVDSVGREYIETGTRVTEVGFADGDGPTPAIRPASGDLASDWSTPRGPVESLTVASEADAGDRTTRTYDVDDLVVATMPDVLEALTGYECDIDFQGSVCAVVSMDEPLMDTYWLNIADDAPFGALIEHTNFVSPERYGGEHLLYVASYVQDPTEELWQLDDDGVAELWLDGVADLFPQFDRESVNWVQIARNPKTAPVYERGYLEMVIPYDLGDAVAPGVHYAGMASRAQYPERSLNGAIEAGYAAAESILD
- a CDS encoding homoserine kinase, whose protein sequence is MVTVRAPATSANLGSGFDVFGAALERPADVVRVEKADRTTIEVTGVGSQYIPEDPEKNTVGAVAEELDAPAHIEIDKGVRPASGLGSSAASAAAAAVGLNELYDRGLTREELVPIAAEGEAVVSGAAHSDNVAPSIMGGFTIARNDGVTQVDASVPLVTCLPEIVVSTRDARQVVPEGARMEEVVETVANASTLAIGMARDDPDLVGRGMFDAIVTPARAELITGYDDVREAAFDAGATGVTISGAGPAVIAACHEPDRRDVAMAMIDAFEAADVEARAYQTRIGQGATIY
- a CDS encoding SCP2 sterol-binding domain-containing protein, whose product is MAIPFPSEAWITEWRHRLNDNEEYAEAGQGWGVGFDGDFVFHVRADDRLPEDAYFYIGLEDGRCTEATRIEHPDAVDAGFIYRGDYSDWVALNQGEIGPIDGMMSGVFDIEGDMQKVLQYSDAAVAMSETGQVIDTDYKY
- a CDS encoding MTH865 family protein; the encoded protein is MADREEVRQQFVDAFEGADYPVNSPMDLVPALPNGPGTQFEVGDETITAMELNQEASGRQDFPYESVDELVDDMMDGLEEEGYV
- a CDS encoding DUF7521 family protein, which encodes MVHDTVSSQVQLAITAVKTLILVVGGIVTYLAYSAYRRTGDPSLRLLSFGFAFVGVGVLLAGFTFELLGVSLGVGILLESLFVLLGLSIIAYSLRVQ
- a CDS encoding transcriptional regulator is translated as MVRDPLGAEEDPDLDTVLGALYDEDCRAIVAALDEPRTASELVERCDIPRSTLYRKLDRLTESTLLYEGTEIRQDGSHAGRYEVDFKEVVVTRDGDRVLDVEIERPARRADERLAELWSEVRKEL